In uncultured Cohaesibacter sp., a genomic segment contains:
- a CDS encoding sigma-70 family RNA polymerase sigma factor, with protein sequence MQNADNSFKREMLSVLPSLRAFAMSLCGKHDRADDLVQDTVMKAWSKQDSFEIGTNMRAWLFTILRNEFYSQMRKSGREVQDSEGTFTNNLSIQPAQHGQMDLQDFREALSKLPDNQREAIILVGASGMSYEEAAAICNCKVGTIKSRVNRARTHLQELLSLDEDGSYHPDNSAASVVSQAFVS encoded by the coding sequence ATGCAAAATGCTGACAACAGTTTCAAACGGGAGATGCTTTCCGTTCTCCCGAGCCTTCGAGCCTTTGCCATGTCGCTGTGCGGCAAGCATGACCGGGCAGATGATCTGGTGCAGGACACGGTCATGAAGGCCTGGTCCAAGCAGGACAGCTTCGAGATCGGCACCAACATGCGCGCCTGGCTCTTCACCATTCTGCGCAACGAGTTCTACAGCCAGATGCGCAAGAGCGGCAGGGAAGTGCAGGACAGCGAAGGCACCTTCACCAACAATCTCAGCATCCAGCCGGCCCAGCATGGCCAGATGGATCTGCAGGATTTCCGCGAGGCGCTGTCAAAGCTTCCGGACAACCAGCGCGAGGCGATCATACTCGTTGGCGCATCGGGCATGTCCTATGAGGAAGCGGCAGCGATCTGCAACTGCAAGGTCGGCACCATCAAGAGCCGGGTCAATCGGGCCCGGACGCATCTTCAGGAGCTGCTGTCGCTTGATGAAGACGGCAGCTACCACCCGGACAACAGCGCCGCTTCCGTGGTATCCCAGGCCTTCGTGAGCTGA
- a CDS encoding HWE histidine kinase domain-containing protein, producing the protein MIDLTIMHKELLALVQDTGRLRAVEKVRGLGIYPDSDFDTLIDMIRKQTEADTAFIAVVEDDNVLYQASSSVDTPLTELTDRIAVSCLIERSQWQPALLLSASDGTETVYSGLVWGVPIMVAGHAIGSLCLMDRSGRTSSWAADNDDLLPRTAQFIASLFELKQSARARTMEEFDLSRANVRYALALKAGRVATWSWDQDEQVIECDARMRQLLGLQEVGTVTSKRLFRQLDRDDLVRLHEEVKDMYGSDEDVTVEFRVRSTGCYVLALGHVFERDEQGTPRKIIGVAIDLTESKRSEEKTRLLLREVNHRVKNMLAILQSLASQTLRHAQSPERFTRAFSGRLAALATSHSLLSDQEWEDIDLVSLIQTQVKPFASHYAEQVTIEGRPIAINADAAIALGLVVHELATNAMQHGALSRREGHVAISFDIATPPSGQPMLTILWKETGGPRLNEERRRGFGSILIEHSLNKIIGSDVNISHQKSGVTAKISMPL; encoded by the coding sequence ATGATCGATTTGACTATCATGCACAAAGAGTTGCTTGCGTTGGTGCAAGATACGGGACGCCTGAGGGCCGTTGAAAAAGTTCGCGGACTGGGCATCTACCCGGATTCAGATTTCGACACCCTGATCGACATGATCAGGAAGCAGACAGAAGCGGATACGGCTTTCATCGCGGTGGTGGAAGATGATAACGTGCTCTATCAGGCCAGTTCCAGCGTCGACACGCCTCTGACCGAACTCACGGACAGGATTGCCGTGTCTTGCCTCATCGAGCGCTCACAATGGCAACCTGCCTTGCTGCTGAGCGCATCGGATGGCACCGAAACTGTTTATTCGGGGCTGGTATGGGGTGTTCCGATCATGGTGGCCGGTCATGCAATCGGCAGCCTCTGCCTCATGGACCGCTCCGGGCGCACCTCGTCATGGGCGGCGGACAACGACGATCTTCTGCCACGAACGGCACAATTCATCGCCTCCCTGTTCGAATTGAAACAATCGGCACGGGCGCGAACAATGGAAGAGTTTGACCTGTCCCGTGCCAACGTGCGCTACGCACTGGCGCTCAAGGCCGGGCGGGTGGCAACCTGGAGCTGGGATCAGGACGAACAGGTCATCGAGTGTGATGCCAGAATGCGCCAGCTGCTCGGCCTGCAGGAAGTGGGAACCGTCACCAGCAAGCGGCTGTTCCGCCAGCTCGATCGCGACGACCTTGTGCGCCTGCACGAAGAGGTCAAGGACATGTACGGCTCGGACGAGGACGTCACCGTCGAGTTTCGTGTCCGGAGCACGGGCTGTTATGTTCTTGCCCTCGGCCATGTCTTCGAGCGCGACGAACAAGGCACCCCCCGCAAGATCATCGGTGTGGCCATCGACCTTACAGAAAGCAAGCGCAGCGAGGAAAAGACCCGGTTGCTGTTGCGAGAGGTCAACCACCGAGTCAAGAACATGCTCGCCATCCTGCAATCGCTGGCAAGCCAGACCCTGCGCCATGCCCAGTCGCCGGAGCGCTTCACCCGCGCCTTCTCCGGCCGTCTCGCCGCCCTTGCGACCTCCCACAGTCTGTTGTCTGATCAGGAATGGGAAGACATCGATCTGGTCAGCCTGATCCAGACCCAGGTCAAGCCTTTTGCCAGCCACTATGCAGAACAGGTGACCATAGAGGGGCGGCCGATCGCCATCAATGCCGATGCGGCCATCGCGTTGGGGCTGGTGGTCCATGAGTTGGCGACCAATGCCATGCAGCATGGTGCCCTGTCGCGCCGGGAGGGACACGTCGCCATCAGCTTTGATATCGCTACGCCACCTTCCGGGCAGCCGATGCTCACGATCTTGTGGAAGGAGACCGGCGGCCCACGGCTCAACGAGGAACGGCGGCGCGGGTTTGGCTCGATCCTGATCGAGCATAGCCTCAACAAGATCATCGGCAGCGACGTCAATATTTCCCACCAAAAATCTGGTGTTACCGCAAAAATTTCCATGCCTTTGTAG
- a CDS encoding PRC-barrel domain-containing protein, with protein sequence MMNYKFIATTALVAVMSTSAFATDNSAKSGAMTNNGQVEMNAQGSASGDSAEGSETIRFSIFAKEVSPDATESHNGYLTAAPGQILASGLMGETVYSSVKDVDGVRTIIGDINDIVLDDEGTVDAAVIGVGGFIGLGEKDVAVDFNRLQWMTWEGERHLVMASTKEELEAAPEFNRDGVSTMTNANLLIIDQNKLSADQLIGTAVYGEDLKEIGEVGDVLLDTDQTVEAYIVDVGGFLGINAKPVQLEADKLNVYADAEGALHVYTPFTQEQLESMPSYEAKNAKLSFLK encoded by the coding sequence ATGATGAATTACAAGTTTATTGCCACCACTGCTTTGGTCGCAGTGATGTCTACCAGTGCATTTGCCACGGACAATTCTGCAAAATCCGGTGCGATGACCAACAATGGTCAGGTGGAGATGAACGCGCAGGGTTCGGCATCAGGCGACAGCGCTGAAGGCTCAGAGACCATCCGGTTCAGCATTTTTGCCAAGGAGGTCTCCCCTGACGCCACCGAAAGCCACAACGGTTATCTGACCGCCGCTCCGGGGCAGATCCTGGCCAGTGGCCTGATGGGCGAGACGGTCTATTCCTCCGTCAAGGATGTTGATGGCGTGCGCACGATCATCGGAGACATCAACGACATCGTTCTGGATGACGAAGGCACCGTGGATGCGGCCGTGATCGGCGTTGGTGGCTTTATCGGCCTTGGCGAGAAGGATGTCGCCGTGGACTTCAACCGCCTGCAGTGGATGACCTGGGAAGGCGAACGCCATCTGGTGATGGCTTCCACCAAGGAAGAGCTTGAGGCTGCACCTGAGTTCAACCGCGATGGCGTGTCCACCATGACCAACGCCAACCTGCTGATCATCGATCAGAACAAGCTGAGCGCCGATCAGTTGATCGGGACTGCGGTCTATGGCGAAGACCTCAAGGAAATCGGCGAGGTTGGTGACGTGCTTCTTGATACCGACCAGACCGTCGAGGCCTATATCGTCGACGTCGGGGGCTTTCTGGGCATCAATGCCAAACCGGTTCAGCTGGAAGCTGACAAGCTGAATGTCTATGCCGACGCCGAGGGCGCCCTGCATGTCTATACGCCATTTACCCAGGAACAGCTGGAAAGCATGCCATCCTACGAGGCGAAGAATGCAAAGCTCAGTTTCCTGAAATAG
- a CDS encoding aldo/keto reductase, protein MDKKTLGNTGFEIAPIVFGGNVFGWTLDEQESFRILDAFIDHGFDAIDTADAYSRWAEGNKGGESETILGKWFKARPGVRDRVKLFTKVGSDMGIPGHKGLKSEWILKAVEDSLSRLGIDYIDLYFSHWPDPEADHADTLGAYDKLLKAGKIRAIGASNYDMALMTGALEASIANGLPFYQVLQPEYNLNSREKFPAPLKDFCIERTIGVITYFSLASGFLTGKYRTEADFKGPKRGDMAKRFYNEKGMHVLSVLDDVAASHNAELAEVALAWIIRSEGVTAPIASATSLDQIESFARAVELALSDEDMARLTTAGL, encoded by the coding sequence ATGGACAAGAAAACACTGGGCAACACCGGCTTCGAAATCGCCCCCATCGTGTTTGGCGGCAATGTCTTTGGCTGGACGCTCGACGAGCAGGAGAGTTTCCGCATTCTCGATGCCTTCATCGATCATGGCTTTGATGCAATCGACACGGCTGATGCTTATTCCCGCTGGGCAGAGGGCAACAAGGGAGGCGAATCCGAGACCATCCTTGGCAAGTGGTTCAAGGCGCGTCCCGGCGTGCGCGACAGGGTCAAACTCTTCACCAAGGTAGGGTCCGACATGGGCATTCCCGGCCACAAGGGTCTCAAGTCCGAATGGATCCTCAAGGCGGTCGAGGATTCCCTTTCCCGTCTTGGCATCGACTATATCGATCTCTATTTCTCCCATTGGCCAGACCCGGAGGCCGACCACGCCGATACCCTTGGCGCCTATGACAAGCTGCTCAAGGCTGGCAAGATCCGCGCCATTGGGGCGTCCAACTATGACATGGCGTTGATGACCGGAGCGCTGGAGGCATCCATCGCCAACGGGTTGCCCTTCTATCAGGTGCTCCAGCCTGAGTATAACCTCAATTCGCGTGAGAAATTTCCCGCCCCGCTCAAGGATTTCTGCATCGAACGGACCATCGGCGTCATTACCTATTTCAGCCTTGCCTCCGGCTTCCTCACCGGCAAATACCGTACGGAAGCGGATTTCAAGGGACCCAAACGCGGCGACATGGCCAAACGCTTCTACAATGAGAAGGGCATGCATGTGCTGTCGGTGCTTGATGATGTCGCCGCAAGTCACAATGCTGAGCTGGCAGAAGTTGCTCTGGCCTGGATCATCCGCAGCGAGGGCGTGACTGCGCCGATTGCCAGCGCTACCAGCCTTGACCAGATCGAAAGCTTTGCGCGGGCTGTTGAGCTTGCCCTCAGTGACGAGGACATGGCGCGCCTCACCACCGCCGGGCTCTGA
- a CDS encoding pyrroloquinoline quinone-dependent dehydrogenase yields MKKMNQILLGSLFSLTVGMGTGGAPALGQETNQPPATSKNEDGSVTSNVEPPSVTSGDYRAPIPVKDVDEAVVAPILNGTPRPRKGVPLVPKAPVWNSFHGQLNAQKYSPLDQINTGNVDKLEKVWEIHTGDVADGSGDKPATVWSATPIFANDTLYIGTPFYRILALDPATGKEKWSFDTKSTLKALTQPALKNRGVAYWQAEKPVAGEPCQKIVYIGTMDARLFAVDADSGKACDGFADHGVLDVNQWNTRPDRFPLSLLQPPTVAGNHLIMGWAGKDWEFAEAPPGAVFSVDPQTGALQWAFNTIPESIRRQTGTANVWTAMSVDEDLGLVYLPVASPSPNYWGGNRKQQIPYATSTTALDLETGKVVWSRQWVHHDIWDYDINSAPTLMDITVDGKEIPALIQATKMGFLFVVNRETGEDVWPIEERPVPQGDGAVDGEVYAATQPFPTKPAPLLDQSAKPDVWKIADIIGGGSCSALFDKLSYEGMYSPPTTRGAGVLTYPDSAGGVQWGGVAFDPESQTAIVNTSHIVQYIKLFARADYDRINGGSGNENGFYPQTGAPYGMSLMNAMNWLGMPCWKPPFGELVALDMHTGDVRWRKPIGESQRYGFFMPESMGSPTIGGPAVTKGGLIFIGATMDAKARAYDLNTGKVLWSDQMQAPVVANPAVYEYKGKEYVAFVSGGNSILKPTVGDQVAVYALPD; encoded by the coding sequence ATGAAAAAGATGAACCAAATCCTGCTTGGCAGCCTTTTCAGCCTCACAGTGGGCATGGGCACTGGCGGAGCGCCTGCCCTTGGTCAGGAGACAAACCAGCCACCAGCGACCTCAAAGAATGAGGACGGCTCCGTGACATCGAACGTCGAGCCCCCAAGTGTGACCTCCGGCGACTATCGTGCTCCAATACCCGTCAAGGACGTTGACGAGGCTGTCGTCGCCCCGATCCTCAATGGCACGCCACGCCCTCGCAAGGGCGTTCCACTCGTGCCAAAGGCACCGGTCTGGAACAGTTTCCACGGCCAGCTCAACGCGCAGAAATATTCGCCCCTTGACCAGATCAACACAGGCAACGTGGACAAGCTGGAAAAAGTCTGGGAGATCCACACCGGCGATGTTGCCGACGGTAGTGGTGACAAACCGGCAACTGTCTGGTCGGCCACGCCGATCTTTGCCAATGACACGCTGTATATCGGCACGCCCTTCTATCGCATTCTGGCGCTGGACCCGGCAACGGGTAAGGAGAAGTGGTCGTTCGACACCAAATCCACTCTGAAAGCCCTCACCCAGCCTGCGCTCAAGAACCGCGGCGTTGCCTATTGGCAGGCAGAAAAACCGGTTGCCGGCGAGCCCTGCCAGAAGATTGTCTATATCGGCACCATGGATGCACGCCTGTTTGCCGTCGATGCCGACAGCGGCAAGGCCTGCGATGGCTTTGCCGATCACGGTGTGCTGGATGTGAACCAGTGGAACACGCGTCCCGACCGCTTCCCGCTTTCCCTGCTGCAGCCGCCGACCGTGGCTGGCAATCATCTGATCATGGGCTGGGCCGGCAAGGACTGGGAATTTGCCGAAGCACCTCCGGGGGCCGTCTTCTCGGTCGATCCGCAGACCGGTGCCCTGCAATGGGCCTTCAACACCATTCCGGAAAGCATCCGTCGCCAGACCGGCACCGCCAATGTCTGGACCGCCATGTCGGTGGACGAGGATCTTGGGCTGGTCTATCTGCCGGTGGCCTCACCTTCGCCCAACTATTGGGGCGGCAACCGCAAACAGCAGATCCCCTACGCCACCTCCACAACGGCGCTGGATCTGGAAACCGGCAAGGTCGTCTGGTCACGCCAGTGGGTGCATCATGACATATGGGACTATGACATCAACTCCGCTCCCACCCTGATGGACATCACAGTCGACGGCAAGGAGATCCCGGCGCTCATTCAGGCCACCAAGATGGGCTTCCTGTTCGTGGTCAATCGCGAGACGGGGGAAGATGTCTGGCCGATCGAGGAACGTCCCGTTCCCCAAGGGGATGGCGCGGTCGACGGCGAGGTCTATGCCGCCACCCAGCCATTCCCGACCAAACCGGCCCCTCTGCTCGACCAGTCGGCAAAGCCCGATGTCTGGAAAATCGCCGACATCATTGGCGGCGGCTCGTGCTCGGCGCTGTTCGACAAGCTGAGCTATGAAGGCATGTACAGCCCTCCCACCACCAGGGGCGCAGGGGTCCTGACCTATCCGGACAGCGCTGGTGGCGTGCAGTGGGGCGGCGTTGCCTTTGACCCGGAAAGCCAGACGGCCATCGTCAACACCTCGCATATCGTGCAATATATCAAGCTTTTTGCACGGGCGGACTATGACCGGATCAACGGCGGATCGGGCAACGAGAACGGGTTCTATCCGCAGACCGGCGCGCCTTACGGCATGAGCCTGATGAACGCCATGAACTGGCTCGGCATGCCCTGCTGGAAGCCTCCGTTTGGCGAGCTGGTGGCGCTGGACATGCACACGGGCGACGTCAGGTGGCGCAAGCCGATTGGCGAATCCCAGCGCTATGGCTTCTTCATGCCTGAAAGCATGGGCTCGCCCACCATCGGTGGGCCTGCTGTCACCAAAGGCGGCCTGATCTTCATTGGCGCGACCATGGACGCCAAGGCCCGCGCCTATGACCTCAACACCGGCAAGGTGCTCTGGTCCGATCAGATGCAGGCCCCGGTGGTCGCCAACCCTGCGGTCTATGAATACAAGGGCAAGGAGTATGTCGCCTTTGTTTCGGGCGGCAACTCCATCCTGAAGCCAACCGTCGGTGATCAGGTGGCTGTCTATGCCCTGCCGGATTGA
- the ggpS gene encoding glucosylglycerol-phosphate synthase, which translates to MSSDLVIVYHRQPYEEVEVNGKTELRENKSPNGIVPTLKSFFGAVDHGAWIAWKLAEDPANPDFEQVIEVEDDHGKYSVSRLPLSAHQVKQFYHVTSKEAFWPILHGFRERYNYDPVDWPNFREVNWAFAEAAAAEAAEGAMIWVHDYNLWLVPGYLRKMRPDLRIAFFHHTPFPSADMFNILPWRKEIIESLLQCDVVGFHIPRYAANFVSAASSLLDVEVLRRELVSEDMIFEGTALTERRVPTLLSWEDREIGVSVAPVGVDVDYITECGNDPANIERAKHIAAEMGEGKLILSVGRTDYTKGGVEQLDSFERLLEKNPELIGKVRLMHVSVSANRNMSAYNEIQNDIEAAAGRINGRFGTLAWQPVTLISRAIPFSDLVAYYRAADVAWITPLADGMNLVAKEYVASRVDGDGILVLSEFAGAAVEMGSAVIANPFSHRSMDEAILTALNMPEEERRTRMKLLRDAVSRRDIKAWGDQLEAEFSALKAAQRRRTFHSAYQRGA; encoded by the coding sequence ATGTCTTCTGATCTTGTCATCGTTTATCACCGTCAACCTTATGAAGAAGTCGAAGTCAACGGAAAGACCGAACTGCGGGAAAACAAGAGCCCGAACGGGATCGTTCCAACCCTCAAGAGCTTCTTTGGAGCCGTCGACCACGGCGCCTGGATTGCGTGGAAACTGGCCGAGGATCCTGCCAACCCGGATTTTGAGCAGGTCATCGAAGTGGAGGACGATCACGGCAAATACTCTGTCTCCCGCCTGCCGCTGTCTGCTCATCAGGTCAAGCAATTCTACCACGTGACCTCCAAGGAGGCCTTCTGGCCTATCCTGCATGGCTTCCGCGAACGCTACAACTATGACCCGGTGGACTGGCCGAACTTCCGCGAGGTCAACTGGGCCTTTGCCGAGGCCGCCGCCGCCGAAGCCGCCGAGGGCGCCATGATCTGGGTGCACGACTATAACCTCTGGCTGGTGCCGGGCTATCTGCGCAAGATGCGCCCGGATTTGCGCATCGCCTTCTTCCACCACACGCCGTTCCCGTCGGCAGATATGTTCAACATCCTGCCGTGGCGCAAGGAGATCATCGAGAGCCTGTTGCAGTGTGACGTGGTCGGCTTCCACATTCCGCGCTATGCCGCCAACTTCGTGTCGGCTGCCAGCAGTCTGCTTGATGTCGAGGTGCTGCGCCGCGAACTGGTCAGCGAGGACATGATCTTTGAAGGCACCGCCCTGACCGAGCGCCGGGTTCCAACCCTTTTGAGCTGGGAAGATCGCGAGATCGGCGTTTCCGTTGCCCCCGTCGGTGTCGATGTCGACTATATCACCGAATGCGGCAATGATCCGGCCAATATCGAACGGGCCAAGCACATTGCTGCGGAGATGGGGGAAGGCAAACTCATCCTCTCGGTTGGCCGCACGGACTATACCAAGGGCGGCGTCGAGCAGCTCGACAGTTTCGAGCGTCTGTTGGAGAAGAACCCGGAACTGATTGGCAAGGTGCGCCTGATGCATGTGTCCGTCAGCGCCAACCGCAACATGAGCGCCTATAACGAGATCCAGAATGACATTGAGGCCGCAGCCGGTCGCATCAATGGACGCTTCGGCACCCTTGCCTGGCAGCCGGTGACCCTGATTTCCCGTGCCATTCCCTTCTCGGATCTGGTGGCCTATTACCGGGCGGCCGACGTGGCATGGATCACGCCGCTGGCCGATGGCATGAATCTGGTAGCCAAGGAATATGTCGCTTCCCGCGTCGATGGCGATGGCATTCTGGTGCTGTCGGAATTTGCCGGTGCCGCCGTCGAAATGGGATCGGCCGTGATTGCCAATCCGTTCTCGCACCGCTCGATGGATGAGGCCATTCTGACCGCGCTCAACATGCCAGAGGAAGAACGTCGCACCCGGATGAAGCTGCTGCGTGATGCGGTCTCCCGCCGGGACATCAAGGCTTGGGGCGATCAACTGGAGGCTGAATTCTCCGCCCTCAAGGCAGCCCAGCGCCGCCGCACCTTCCATTCCGCCTATCAGCGCGGAGCCTGA
- a CDS encoding HAD-IIB family hydrolase codes for MNQLTADIQPDIARKPFVLATDLDGTFLGGSDADRKALYDWIEANRDSVGLVFVTGRDPEFIVELTSRQGVPRPEYVVGDIGTTIARVTTEGHVEPIPDLEHDIAAAWGDSGDRVRDALADIRGLTIQPTRFRYRVSYDMDPAEFDPSACAIIDAMGLDWIISADSYFDVLPKGFSKGPSLLKLIAHLGLDASRVLAAGDTLNDLTMLECGVPAVAVGGAEQSLLERVRFLEHVYVAEAIGAAGIAEAIRSLAMHPDI; via the coding sequence ATGAACCAGTTGACTGCAGACATTCAGCCGGACATTGCCCGGAAACCCTTCGTACTGGCCACGGACCTTGATGGCACCTTCCTTGGCGGGAGTGATGCCGATCGCAAGGCCCTCTATGACTGGATCGAGGCCAATCGTGACAGTGTCGGCCTTGTTTTCGTGACAGGGCGCGACCCGGAATTCATTGTTGAGCTGACTTCGCGCCAAGGAGTGCCGCGCCCGGAATATGTCGTTGGAGACATCGGCACGACCATTGCAAGAGTGACGACCGAAGGTCATGTCGAGCCGATCCCCGATCTGGAGCATGACATTGCTGCCGCCTGGGGCGATAGCGGCGACCGTGTCCGCGATGCGCTGGCTGACATCAGGGGCCTGACCATTCAGCCAACCCGGTTTCGCTATCGGGTCAGTTACGACATGGACCCGGCCGAGTTTGACCCGTCCGCCTGTGCTATCATCGATGCCATGGGCCTTGACTGGATCATCTCCGCCGACAGCTATTTCGACGTGCTGCCAAAGGGCTTCTCCAAGGGGCCTTCGCTGCTCAAGCTGATTGCCCATCTTGGCCTTGACGCCTCCCGTGTTCTTGCCGCCGGGGATACGCTCAACGATCTCACCATGCTGGAATGCGGCGTGCCCGCCGTGGCCGTGGGCGGAGCAGAGCAATCCCTTCTCGAACGCGTCCGCTTTCTCGAACATGTCTATGTCGCCGAAGCGATTGGCGCGGCTGGCATCGCTGAGGCCATCCGGTCGCTCGCCATGCACCCGGACATTTGA